A single Glycine soja cultivar W05 chromosome 14, ASM419377v2, whole genome shotgun sequence DNA region contains:
- the LOC114383246 gene encoding uncharacterized protein LOC114383246 has protein sequence MARTRGLGRAIGRVVGRDRAADEDADNVPERRRLIASARRLRVHQMTTEGRDKAEDVADMTDDVPEQPTEAPEMREDAQGADSGEGSDGDDAAEGFPGGPRDPSVLTSFVEHVAHAVWSGQVF, from the coding sequence atggccagaacacgaggtttaggtcgtgccataggtagagttgtaggcagagatagaGCTGCTGACGAGGATGCTGACAatgttcccgagaggcgtaggcttattgcctcagcccgtaggctacgcgttcatcagatgactacAGAGGGACGTGATAAGGCTGAGGACGTCGCTGACATGACTGATGATGTCCCTGAGCAGCCTacggaggcacctgagatgcgtgaggacgcacagggtgctgatagtggtgaggggtcagatggtgatgatgctgcagagggattccctggtggtccaCGTGACCCGTCAGTGCTGACATCATTTGTcgagcatgttgcacatgctgtgtggagtggacaggtattttaa